A window of Rubricoccus marinus contains these coding sequences:
- a CDS encoding T9SS type A sorting domain-containing protein, whose protein sequence is MPFRLSCLLLLAALCHAPEAQVTWEPIGFEGLYVSEIVTRPGPSNTDTLYVVNRFTQQGGLYRLEPDGTWTQIDGRSYDALEELGDGTFLTRANQLALGVSHDGARTWETVTAIDGQCRHTLNNVHESALPPPIGAVAGEPPAVYVATGSICRSDDGGDTLRLAESGEGFCGEAGRILDIAELPPSNALPSGRLVAGAFNGMGYSSDGDTFTCSSFQGRFRYGIERVEVAADASHPFGGTVYAFLLDSTIGARTVRASEDGGETYEQRHVFGAEVDVGSIVKVTPIVLPDGSIVVGLTGFTRHPDGTGTNHIGGVVWSGDGARTWTLLTPEASGWAGDGVEDMELDRDGRLYVATRNGVWRSSGALPVASEASPEASGARLRITPNPASRTVRVALDLVSPEAANVTVYDARGREVYCEASGARGEHAWEVRTERWAAGVYVVRAEVGGEAITAHLTVAR, encoded by the coding sequence ATGCCCTTCCGCCTCTCCTGTCTCCTCCTGCTCGCCGCGCTCTGCCACGCCCCGGAGGCGCAGGTGACGTGGGAGCCCATCGGCTTCGAGGGGCTCTACGTGTCCGAGATCGTGACGCGCCCGGGTCCTTCGAACACCGACACCCTCTACGTCGTCAACCGGTTCACGCAGCAGGGGGGCCTCTACAGGCTCGAGCCCGACGGGACGTGGACTCAGATCGACGGCAGGTCCTACGACGCCCTGGAAGAACTCGGTGACGGCACGTTCCTCACGCGGGCGAACCAACTCGCCCTCGGCGTCTCCCACGACGGAGCGCGGACGTGGGAGACCGTCACCGCCATCGACGGGCAATGCCGGCACACCCTCAACAACGTCCACGAGAGCGCGCTCCCCCCGCCCATCGGCGCGGTCGCGGGCGAGCCCCCGGCGGTCTACGTCGCGACCGGCTCCATCTGCCGCTCCGACGACGGCGGCGACACGCTCCGCCTCGCGGAGTCCGGCGAGGGGTTCTGCGGCGAGGCCGGCCGCATCTTAGACATCGCCGAGCTTCCTCCCTCCAACGCGCTCCCCAGCGGGCGCCTCGTCGCCGGCGCGTTCAACGGGATGGGCTACTCCTCCGATGGGGACACCTTCACGTGCTCCTCCTTCCAGGGACGCTTCCGCTACGGGATCGAGCGCGTCGAGGTCGCCGCCGACGCCTCGCACCCCTTCGGCGGGACGGTCTATGCGTTTCTCTTAGACTCCACCATCGGCGCCCGGACGGTGCGAGCGAGCGAGGACGGGGGGGAGACTTACGAGCAGCGGCACGTGTTCGGAGCCGAAGTGGACGTAGGCTCCATCGTGAAAGTCACGCCCATCGTTCTCCCCGATGGCTCCATCGTGGTAGGGCTCACGGGGTTCACCCGGCACCCTGACGGCACGGGCACGAACCACATCGGCGGGGTCGTGTGGTCGGGCGATGGCGCCCGGACGTGGACCCTACTCACGCCAGAGGCCTCGGGATGGGCGGGCGACGGCGTGGAGGACATGGAGCTAGACCGGGACGGCCGGCTCTATGTGGCGACGCGGAACGGGGTCTGGCGCTCGTCGGGCGCGCTGCCAGTGGCGTCGGAGGCGTCGCCTGAGGCCTCTGGCGCGCGCCTGCGCATCACGCCCAACCCCGCATCGCGCACCGTACGGGTCGCGCTGGACCTCGTGTCGCCAGAGGCGGCGAACGTGACGGTCTACGACGCCAGAGGCCGGGAGGTCTACTGCGAAGCCTCTGGCGCCCGAGGCGAGCACGCGTGGGAGGTGCGCACGGAGCGGTGGGCGGCAGGCGTGTATGTGGTCCGCGCAGAGGTCGGCGGGGAGGCCATCACCGCGCACCTCACCGTTGCGCGCTAA
- a CDS encoding DUF3467 domain-containing protein encodes MEPDPNAPQQQLQIELTPDVAEGEYSNLVMIAHSPEEFILDFIRVMPGVPKARVKSRVVVTPSHAKRLLAALADNIQRFEAQYGEIAQSQQNNFPGVAFSGPGGEA; translated from the coding sequence ATGGAACCCGACCCGAACGCCCCGCAGCAGCAACTCCAGATCGAACTCACGCCCGACGTGGCCGAGGGGGAGTACTCCAACCTCGTGATGATCGCGCACAGCCCGGAGGAGTTCATCCTGGACTTTATCCGCGTGATGCCGGGCGTGCCCAAGGCTCGCGTCAAGAGCCGCGTCGTGGTCACGCCGAGCCACGCGAAGCGGCTTCTGGCGGCCCTTGCAGACAACATCCAGCGCTTCGAGGCGCAGTACGGAGAGATCGCGCAGAGCCAGCAGAACAACTTCCCCGGCGTGGCTTTTAGCGGCCCCGGCGGCGAAGCGTAG
- the fbp gene encoding class 1 fructose-bisphosphatase, with protein sequence MPSATLTASTLSGGSLKTLEQFIIERESDSPGSTGQFSRLLRDLALAAKVVERDVRKAGLVDIFGETGDVNVQGEVQKKLDLLAHEEFVRALRRGGEVCLIGSEEHAEAIPLQFDDCQGKYIVLFDPLDGSSNVDVNVSIGTIFSIYKVPEDHAGPVSVENALQPGRDQVAAGYIVYGSSTILVYTTGNGVNGFTLDPSIGEFLLSHPNIRTPEMGEMYSINEGNYNSWEPGLKEYIKWMQTEAPEDDPPRPFTTRYIGSFVADFHRNLMKGGVYIYPANARNPSGKLRLMYEANPMAFIIEQAGGIASTGNGRILDVPPEALHQRCPVYIGSPKMVEMAKSFLAGERTARD encoded by the coding sequence ATGCCCTCCGCCACGCTCACCGCATCGACCCTCTCCGGGGGCTCCCTCAAAACCCTGGAGCAGTTCATCATCGAGCGCGAAAGCGACTCCCCCGGCTCCACGGGCCAGTTCTCGCGCCTCTTACGCGACTTGGCGCTCGCGGCGAAGGTGGTGGAGCGGGACGTACGGAAGGCCGGGCTGGTGGACATCTTCGGTGAGACCGGCGACGTGAACGTGCAGGGCGAGGTGCAGAAAAAGCTGGACCTACTCGCCCACGAGGAGTTCGTGCGCGCGCTCCGCCGTGGCGGTGAGGTGTGCCTGATCGGCTCCGAGGAGCACGCCGAGGCGATCCCGCTCCAGTTCGACGACTGCCAGGGCAAGTACATCGTGCTCTTCGACCCGCTGGACGGCTCCTCAAACGTGGACGTCAACGTGTCCATCGGCACCATCTTCTCGATATATAAGGTCCCGGAGGACCACGCCGGGCCGGTCTCGGTGGAGAACGCGTTGCAGCCGGGACGCGATCAGGTGGCGGCGGGGTACATCGTGTACGGCTCGTCTACGATCCTCGTCTACACGACGGGCAACGGCGTCAACGGCTTCACGCTGGACCCCAGCATCGGCGAGTTCTTGCTCTCGCATCCCAACATCCGCACGCCCGAGATGGGCGAGATGTACTCCATCAACGAGGGCAACTACAACTCGTGGGAGCCCGGCCTGAAGGAGTACATCAAGTGGATGCAGACCGAGGCGCCAGAGGACGACCCGCCGCGTCCGTTCACGACGCGTTACATCGGATCGTTCGTGGCGGACTTCCACCGCAACCTGATGAAGGGCGGCGTCTACATCTACCCCGCGAACGCGCGCAATCCCAGCGGCAAGCTCCGGCTGATGTACGAAGCCAACCCGATGGCGTTCATCATCGAGCAGGCCGGCGGAATCGCGTCCACGGGCAACGGACGCATTCTGGACGTGCCGCCAGAGGCCCTGCACCAGCGCTGCCCGGTCTACATCGGCAGTCCCAAGATGGTGGAGATGGCGAAGTCCTTTCTCGCCGGCGAGCGGACGGCGCGGGACTAG
- a CDS encoding polyprenol monophosphomannose synthase: MSATPFPQPPGSEHDAVVVIPTYNEAANIEAVLRRVLALERFAALVVDDGSPDGTAQIVRRLQSEEPNRVGIIERAGKMGLGTAYLTGFRAARDAGFAYICEMDADLSHNPDDLVHLLDACASGEADVAVGSRYVGGVRVMNWPLGRLILSYGAGMYTRAITRLPVMDVTAGFACFTHEVLQAINFDRVTSNGYSFQIEMKYRAWKRGFRLVEVPIVFTERTEGQSKMNSAIVREATTKVWRLRLASLVGRL; encoded by the coding sequence GTGAGCGCTACTCCTTTCCCTCAGCCCCCGGGGTCTGAGCACGACGCCGTCGTGGTGATCCCGACCTACAACGAAGCCGCCAACATCGAGGCGGTTCTGCGGCGCGTGCTGGCGCTGGAGCGGTTCGCCGCGCTCGTCGTAGACGACGGCTCGCCGGACGGGACGGCTCAGATCGTGCGGCGGCTCCAGAGTGAGGAGCCAAACCGCGTCGGCATTATCGAGCGCGCGGGCAAGATGGGGCTCGGCACGGCTTACCTCACCGGCTTCCGCGCCGCGCGCGATGCCGGCTTCGCGTACATCTGCGAGATGGACGCCGACCTCTCACACAACCCGGACGACCTGGTGCACCTGCTCGACGCGTGCGCCTCTGGCGAGGCCGATGTCGCCGTCGGGAGCCGGTACGTGGGGGGCGTGCGCGTGATGAACTGGCCGCTCGGGCGGCTGATCCTGAGCTACGGCGCGGGGATGTACACACGCGCCATTACGCGCCTGCCCGTGATGGACGTGACCGCAGGCTTCGCGTGCTTCACGCACGAAGTGCTCCAGGCGATCAACTTCGACCGCGTGACCTCGAACGGGTACTCGTTCCAGATCGAGATGAAGTACCGCGCATGGAAGCGCGGCTTCCGTCTCGTAGAGGTGCCCATCGTGTTCACGGAACGGACCGAGGGGCAGAGCAAGATGAACAGCGCCATCGTGCGCGAGGCCACGACAAAGGTGTGGCGCCTCCGCCTGGCCTCGCTCGTCGGGCGCCTCTGA
- a CDS encoding lysophospholipid acyltransferase family protein, with product MTPLPYPEAAATLPPTTFAGALLGVLRLLATILLVAVGTVVLLLSALIPGRIQDARLAMWVSVWISRIFLAITGLKVDARGAEVLRAHSGFVFFNHVSYMDIVVLLSIRPVRFLATAGVRKIPGIGWMATAVGTVYVDRGEGSSREAARERMKAAVARSPTPIALAPEGGVRHGPLVSPFRHGAFEVARDADAEILLAVIDFLPRGRFAWLERESLVRAYWRLGARTTPVVARIVALPPASGVTVAPPEAAARSEARMDAALQSLWREDATQDLARG from the coding sequence ATGACGCCGCTCCCCTACCCCGAGGCCGCTGCCACGCTCCCCCCGACGACGTTTGCCGGTGCCTTGCTCGGCGTGCTCCGGTTGCTGGCGACGATCCTCTTGGTCGCTGTGGGCACGGTCGTGCTGCTGCTCTCGGCGCTGATTCCGGGACGGATCCAGGACGCCCGCCTCGCGATGTGGGTGTCGGTCTGGATCAGCCGCATCTTCCTTGCAATAACGGGCCTAAAGGTGGACGCCAGAGGCGCCGAGGTGCTCCGAGCCCATAGCGGCTTCGTGTTCTTCAACCACGTCTCCTACATGGACATCGTGGTGCTCCTCTCCATCCGGCCCGTCCGCTTTCTCGCCACCGCCGGCGTGCGCAAGATCCCCGGAATCGGGTGGATGGCGACGGCGGTGGGGACGGTGTACGTAGACCGCGGCGAGGGCAGCAGCCGCGAGGCAGCGCGTGAGCGCATGAAAGCAGCCGTCGCGCGGAGCCCCACGCCCATCGCGCTCGCGCCCGAGGGCGGCGTGCGCCACGGCCCCCTCGTCTCCCCCTTTCGGCATGGCGCCTTCGAGGTCGCGCGCGACGCCGACGCCGAGATCCTCCTCGCGGTGATCGACTTCCTACCGCGTGGCCGGTTCGCGTGGCTGGAGCGCGAAAGCCTGGTGCGCGCCTACTGGCGGCTGGGCGCCCGCACTACGCCCGTCGTGGCGCGAATCGTGGCGCTGCCGCCCGCCTCTGGCGTGACCGTCGCGCCGCCAGAGGCCGCCGCGCGCTCGGAGGCGCGCATGGACGCGGCGCTCCAGAGCCTCTGGCGCGAGGACGCCACGCAGGATCTCGCCAGAGGCTGA
- a CDS encoding pyruvate dehydrogenase complex E1 component subunit beta — protein MPELQYREALRDAMSEEMRRDENVFLLGEEVAEYDGAYKVSQGMLDEFGADRIIDTPISENGFAGLAIGASMLGLRPIVEFMTWNFTFVCFDQIVSNAAKMRYMSGGQLNVPVVFRGGNGGAGQLGATHSNSVEALYSNVPGLKIVAPSNPDDAKGLLKAAIRDDDPVLFLESELMFGMKGEVSADDDYIIPIGEARTGREGDDVTIVAHSKMYHIAMEAAEELAKQGVEAHVIDPRTLRPFPITPVVESVKKTNRLVIVDESQPYGGIASEVGFRIQQRCFDHLDAPVERVTAPDVPAPYAKNLIEAWMPSVDDTIAAVKRTLYMD, from the coding sequence ATGCCAGAACTGCAATACCGTGAAGCCCTCCGCGACGCCATGAGCGAGGAGATGCGCCGCGACGAGAACGTTTTCCTCCTGGGCGAGGAGGTCGCCGAATACGACGGCGCGTACAAAGTCAGCCAAGGGATGCTGGACGAGTTCGGCGCCGACCGGATCATCGACACGCCGATCTCGGAGAACGGCTTTGCTGGGCTTGCTATCGGCGCGTCCATGCTCGGCCTGCGGCCGATCGTGGAATTCATGACGTGGAACTTCACGTTCGTGTGCTTTGACCAAATCGTGAGCAACGCGGCCAAGATGCGCTACATGAGCGGCGGCCAGCTCAACGTTCCTGTCGTCTTCCGCGGCGGCAACGGCGGCGCGGGCCAACTCGGCGCGACGCACTCCAACTCCGTGGAGGCCCTCTACTCCAACGTGCCGGGTCTGAAGATCGTGGCGCCGTCCAACCCGGACGACGCGAAGGGTCTGCTCAAGGCTGCTATCCGCGACGACGACCCTGTGCTCTTCCTGGAGTCCGAGCTCATGTTCGGCATGAAGGGTGAGGTCTCGGCCGACGACGACTACATCATCCCCATCGGCGAAGCCCGCACGGGCCGCGAGGGCGACGACGTAACGATCGTGGCGCACTCGAAGATGTACCACATCGCGATGGAGGCTGCGGAGGAGCTTGCCAAGCAAGGCGTCGAGGCGCACGTGATCGACCCACGCACGCTGCGGCCCTTCCCGATTACGCCGGTTGTGGAGAGCGTCAAAAAGACCAACCGGCTCGTGATCGTGGACGAGAGCCAGCCGTACGGCGGCATCGCGAGCGAGGTCGGCTTCCGCATCCAGCAGCGGTGCTTTGACCACCTCGACGCGCCCGTGGAGCGGGTGACCGCGCCCGACGTGCCCGCACCGTACGCGAAGAACCTCATCGAAGCCTGGATGCCGAGCGTGGACGACACGATCGCGGCCGTCAAGCGCACCCTGTACATGGACTAG
- a CDS encoding pyruvate dehydrogenase complex dihydrolipoamide acetyltransferase, with product MAIPVEMPKMSDTMEEGVLVAWLAEEGDAVSAGDVIAQVETDKATMDLEVYDDGVLLKKVIGEGDAVPIGGLIAVLGSEGESADSVLASYSGDGAPASGDSGSDSSSTPEAAPSESADAAPEGYGHRPDESAPQTTAASGADDGGRVKASPLARRMAQEAGIELSGVSGSGPEGRVVKRDVEAAMSGSGAAQAAPQPVAVPQPVAPATAPEAPSAPKPQVASGGVTDARISQMRKTIARRLAQSKFTAPHFYLTVDVDMTEAMDFRQRLNGMTAERGLAKISFNDLVTKACASALRRHPAVNSSWMEEEGVIRQHGDVNVAIAVAMPDGLITPVVRNADQKGLADIAAETRDLATRAKDRKLDPSEWEGSTFTTSNLGMFGIREFTAIINPPNACILAIGGIQDVPVVKDGAVVPGKQMTITLSCDHRVVDGASGAEFLGDVKAFLETPSMMLL from the coding sequence ATGGCTATTCCCGTTGAAATGCCCAAAATGAGCGACACGATGGAGGAGGGAGTCCTCGTCGCGTGGCTCGCCGAAGAGGGCGACGCCGTTTCCGCTGGCGACGTGATCGCGCAGGTCGAGACCGACAAGGCCACGATGGACTTGGAGGTGTACGACGACGGCGTGCTCCTCAAAAAGGTCATCGGCGAGGGCGACGCGGTGCCCATCGGTGGGCTGATCGCGGTGCTCGGCAGCGAGGGCGAGAGCGCGGACAGCGTGCTGGCGTCGTACTCCGGCGACGGCGCGCCCGCCTCTGGCGACTCGGGCTCCGACTCCAGCAGCACGCCAGAGGCCGCGCCTTCGGAATCCGCGGACGCAGCGCCCGAGGGCTACGGCCACCGGCCCGACGAGTCCGCACCGCAAACGACCGCCGCCTCTGGCGCGGACGATGGTGGCCGCGTCAAGGCCAGCCCGCTCGCGCGGCGCATGGCGCAAGAGGCCGGCATCGAACTCTCTGGCGTGTCCGGTTCCGGACCCGAAGGCCGCGTGGTCAAGCGCGACGTAGAAGCCGCGATGAGCGGAAGCGGAGCGGCACAGGCCGCCCCTCAGCCGGTCGCTGTTCCGCAGCCTGTGGCCCCCGCGACGGCGCCAGAGGCTCCGAGCGCGCCCAAGCCGCAGGTCGCCTCTGGCGGCGTGACCGATGCCCGCATCAGCCAGATGCGCAAGACCATCGCGCGCCGTCTGGCGCAGAGCAAGTTCACCGCGCCGCACTTCTACCTCACGGTAGACGTGGACATGACGGAGGCGATGGACTTCCGCCAGCGGCTCAACGGCATGACCGCCGAGCGCGGGCTCGCCAAGATCTCGTTCAACGACCTCGTCACCAAGGCGTGCGCCAGCGCGCTGCGCCGCCACCCGGCCGTTAACTCGTCGTGGATGGAGGAGGAGGGCGTGATCCGCCAGCACGGCGACGTGAACGTGGCGATCGCGGTCGCGATGCCGGACGGGCTCATCACGCCCGTCGTGCGCAACGCCGACCAAAAAGGCTTGGCAGACATCGCGGCGGAAACGCGCGACCTCGCGACGCGCGCCAAGGACCGCAAGCTGGACCCCAGCGAGTGGGAGGGGAGCACCTTCACCACGTCCAACCTCGGGATGTTCGGCATCCGCGAGTTCACGGCCATCATCAACCCGCCCAACGCGTGCATCCTCGCCATCGGCGGGATCCAGGACGTTCCGGTCGTCAAAGACGGCGCGGTCGTGCCGGGCAAGCAGATGACGATCACGCTCTCCTGCGACCACCGCGTCGTGGATGGGGCCTCTGGCGCCGAGTTCCTGGGCGATGTCAAGGCGTTTCTGGAGACGCCGTCCATGATGCTCCTGTAG
- the pdhA gene encoding pyruvate dehydrogenase (acetyl-transferring) E1 component subunit alpha — MASTQAPEAPSPNGTAIPDVPTPDVRFFRNSGHTHESLGLSADDVTAMYRNMLLQRRFEERAAQMYGRQKISGFLHLYIGQEAVSTGAVWGTRPDDPIITAYRDHGLALARGMDTGAGMAELFGKIDGCSRGKGGSMHFFDIDKSFYGGHGIVGGQIPVGVGLGFACKYKKTGGVAMAFFGDGAINQGAFHEAANLAALYKVPVLLIVENNEYAMGTSVERSRGDANLWKSGYPYGMKSVVIDGMDLFEVYHAFKTIADEARGESAGGDGAPGETHPIFVEVQTYRYRGHSMSDPQKYRTKEEMEGKKNEDPIVRIKQYMLEHELSTIEALDEIDESVKAEVMQAVEFAENSPFPPEETMYEDVYVQKDYPFIS, encoded by the coding sequence ATGGCTTCGACCCAGGCCCCCGAGGCCCCTTCCCCGAACGGCACCGCGATTCCCGATGTGCCGACGCCGGACGTCCGGTTTTTCCGCAACAGCGGCCACACGCACGAAAGCCTCGGCCTGAGCGCCGACGACGTGACGGCGATGTACCGCAACATGCTGCTCCAGCGCCGCTTTGAGGAGCGCGCCGCGCAGATGTACGGGCGGCAGAAGATCTCCGGCTTCCTCCACCTTTACATCGGTCAGGAGGCCGTCTCGACGGGCGCCGTCTGGGGCACGCGCCCCGATGACCCGATCATCACCGCCTACCGCGATCACGGTCTCGCCCTCGCCAGAGGCATGGACACCGGCGCGGGCATGGCCGAACTGTTCGGCAAGATCGACGGGTGCAGCCGCGGCAAGGGCGGCTCGATGCACTTCTTCGACATCGACAAAAGCTTCTATGGCGGCCACGGCATCGTTGGCGGCCAGATCCCGGTCGGGGTGGGGCTGGGCTTCGCGTGCAAGTACAAAAAGACCGGCGGCGTCGCGATGGCGTTTTTCGGTGACGGCGCCATCAACCAGGGCGCGTTCCACGAGGCAGCAAACCTCGCGGCGCTCTACAAGGTGCCGGTCCTCCTCATCGTGGAGAACAACGAGTACGCGATGGGCACGAGCGTAGAGCGCTCGCGCGGAGACGCCAACCTCTGGAAAAGTGGCTACCCCTACGGCATGAAGTCCGTGGTTATCGACGGCATGGACCTTTTCGAGGTCTACCACGCCTTCAAGACGATTGCCGACGAGGCCCGCGGCGAGTCCGCCGGCGGCGACGGGGCTCCTGGCGAGACCCACCCCATCTTCGTGGAGGTGCAGACGTACCGCTACCGCGGCCACTCCATGTCCGATCCGCAGAAGTACCGGACCAAGGAGGAGATGGAGGGCAAGAAGAACGAGGACCCCATCGTGCGGATCAAGCAGTACATGCTGGAGCACGAGCTGTCCACGATCGAGGCGCTCGACGAGATCGACGAGTCGGTCAAGGCCGAGGTCATGCAGGCGGTCGAGTTCGCGGAGAACAGCCCGTTCCCGCCAGAGGAGACCATGTACGAAGACGTCTACGTCCAGAAGGACTACCCCTTTATCTCTTAG
- a CDS encoding TIGR04282 family arsenosugar biosynthesis glycosyltransferase, with protein MISGSCCLLVFAKVPRPGRVKTRLTPPLAPEAAARLYNAFLRDALDVYAAQATGEDPLGLGEPVAVRLYLNEPAPPGLAPEAVQVFEQAAGGLGEKMADAFAHAFAAGYERVVVVGTDHPTLPVELLGEAFRQLREPLACVVAPSDDGGYVFLGLNDLVPDIFEMDYSHRYVFVDTLDRVSRNSMTPVVLPGHYDVDDGDDLDRLLAEWHGGAPVGERTAAVLATLKT; from the coding sequence ATGATCTCCGGCTCTTGCTGCCTGCTCGTCTTTGCCAAGGTTCCCCGGCCGGGGCGCGTCAAAACCCGACTCACGCCGCCTCTGGCGCCAGAGGCCGCCGCTCGGCTGTACAACGCCTTTTTGCGCGATGCGCTGGACGTGTACGCGGCGCAGGCCACGGGCGAGGACCCGCTCGGACTGGGCGAGCCCGTGGCTGTGCGGCTGTACCTCAACGAGCCGGCGCCCCCTGGCCTGGCGCCAGAGGCGGTGCAGGTGTTCGAGCAGGCCGCAGGCGGCCTGGGCGAGAAGATGGCGGACGCGTTCGCCCACGCGTTCGCGGCCGGCTACGAGCGCGTCGTGGTGGTCGGCACGGACCACCCGACGCTGCCGGTTGAGTTGCTGGGTGAGGCGTTCCGGCAACTCCGCGAGCCTCTGGCGTGCGTCGTCGCGCCGAGCGACGACGGCGGCTACGTGTTCCTGGGGCTCAACGACTTGGTCCCGGACATCTTCGAGATGGATTACAGCCATCGGTACGTCTTCGTGGACACGTTGGACCGCGTCTCGCGCAACAGCATGACGCCCGTCGTCCTCCCCGGCCACTACGACGTGGACGACGGCGACGACCTGGACCGGCTCCTCGCCGAGTGGCACGGGGGCGCGCCGGTCGGGGAGCGAACGGCAGCGGTTCTGGCGACGCTGAAGACCTAG